From Vicia villosa cultivar HV-30 ecotype Madison, WI unplaced genomic scaffold, Vvil1.0 ctg.002638F_1_1, whole genome shotgun sequence, the proteins below share one genomic window:
- the LOC131639453 gene encoding uncharacterized protein LOC131639453, translated as MVAFDIITHLKMLYQEQVRHERFEVSKAPFQGKLAEGAPIGSHVLKMIGYIENLERLGFPLRKELSTYLILQSLSKRFSKFVLNFNMNDMEKSLPELLGMLRTVEQNLKLKGKSIMIVSNGKKQNKRPTKQSGKGKGKEVGKPNSTTHVLKSSGGITKTSTCFYCCKTGHWRETAQSTWKIRRMK; from the coding sequence ATGGTAGCATTCGATATAATCACACACCTGAAGATGCTTTATCAAGAGCAAGTGAGGCATGAGAGGTTTGAGGTTTCAAAGGCCCCCTTTCAAGGGAAGCTAGCTGAGGGAGCTCCTATAGGTTCCCATGTACTCAAGATGATTGGGTATATAGAGAACCTTGAAAGGTTGGGTTTTCCCCTCAGAAAGGAGCTTTCCACTTATTTGATCCTACAATCATTGTCGAAGAGATTCAGTAAATTTGTTCTTAATTTCAATATGAATGATATGGAAAAAAGTCTTCCTGAACTGCTAGGCATGCTAAGAACTGTTGAGCAGAATCTGAAGTTAAAAGGGAAGTCTATTATGATAGTCAGTAATGGAAAGAAGCAGAACAAAAGGCCCACCAAGCAGAGTGGTAAAGGTAAAGGCAAGGAAGTTGGAAAACCCAACTCTACTACTCATGTTTTGAAATCTAGTGGAGGTATAACAAAGACAAGCACTTGCTTCTATTGCTGTAAAACCGGACACTGGAGAGAAACTGCCCAAAGTACCTGGAAGATAAGAAGAATGAAGTAG